In Eriocheir sinensis breed Jianghai 21 chromosome 10, ASM2467909v1, whole genome shotgun sequence, the following proteins share a genomic window:
- the LOC126996543 gene encoding alkylglycerol monooxygenase-like, protein MALSAAMGKVARGLSTLFYVASPNETTFRQVHEVPDYINGAVPFFTAFILLEWVVTRMKGGKIRLNDLFTSVLNGVAYEVLGVGVVAFHLCGYEWLYERRLLDLDWSSPITWWVAAFGVDLGYYWFHRATHEINLVWASHQVHHSSEEYNLSTAIRQSMFQRYFSIGFYQPLALLGVPLPALLVHLQFNLIFQFWIHTEVIDNCGPLEWVLNTPSHHRVHHGANKWCLDKNYAGVLIIWDRLFGTFQAERRDEKIAYGLVDQPQSFNVLWLQIFYFGAVFRKARSMTTWGDSLRALFYGPGWFPGTPRLGDPDTFPDVKAPRVKYNPQLPLWQEAYVLVHFAILILVQQAWIPKVASFSWVSALVFTAFIFVSAGIVGAMYDGWWWAPLVEAARCIAYVAYARSNPVTGCQAMDAAILFYFAASAFIWTSHSLAVVKASVKAAKLE, encoded by the exons ATGGCCCTGTCCGCGGCGATGGGCAAGGTGGCGAGGGGATTGAGCACCCTCTTCTACGTGGCGAGCCCCAACGAAACAACCTTCCGTCAAGTCCACGAGGTGCCCGACTACATTAacggg GCGGTTCCTTTCTTCACCGCCTTCATCCTGCTGGAGTGGGTCGTGACGCGAATGAAGGGCGGCAAAATTCGCTTAAACGACCTCTTCACTTCAGTACTAAACGGGGTGGCCTACGAAGTGCTGGG CGTGGGGGTCGTTGCCTTCCACCTCTGTGGCTACGAGTGGCTTTACGAGCGTCGCCTCCTTGACCTCGACTGGTCCTCGCCGATCACCTGGTGGGTCGCCGCTTTCGGAGTCGACCTCGGCTACTACTGGTTCCACAGGGCAACACACG AGATCAACCTGGTGTGGGCGAGCCACCAGGTGCACCACTCGTCCGAGGAATACAACCTCAGCACGGCCATCAGACAGTCCATGTTCCAGCGCTACTTTTCCATCGGTTTCTACCAGCCCTTGGCCCTCCTCGGAGTCCCGCTTCCCgctctcctcgtccacctccagTTTAATTTGATTTTCCAGTTCTGGATTCACACGGAGGTGATTGACAACTGCGGCCCTTTGGAGTGGGTTCTCAACACGCCGTCTCACCATCGAGTCCACCATG GCGCGAACAAGTGGTGTCTCGACAAGAATTACGCGGGCGTCCTCATCATCTGGGACCGTCTGTTCGGTACCTTCCAGGCGGAGCGGCGCGACGAGAAGATTGCATACGGCCTGGTGGATCAACCGCAGTCCTTCAACGTGCTCTGGCTGCAG ATCTTCTACTTCGGGGCGGTGTTCCGTAAGGCGCGGAGTATGACCACTTGGGGGGACTCCCTGAGGGCGCTCTTTTACGGCCCTGGCTGGTTTCCTGGAACGCCGCGCCTTGGAGACCCCGACACCTTCCCTGACGTCAAGGCCCCCCGGGTGAAGTACAACCCACAGCTTCCCCTGTGGCAGGAGGCATACGTGTTGGTGCACTTCGCCATCCTCATCCTGGTGCAGCAAGCGTGGATCCCCAAGGTTGCC AGCTTCTCGTGGGTGTCTGCCCTCGTGTTTACGGCGTTCATCTTCGTGTCTGCGGGGATCGTCGGGGCCATGTACGACGGGTGGTGGTGGGCGCCCCTGGTGGAGGCCGCCCGATGCATTGCCTACGTAGCCTACGCCCGCAGCAACCCAGTCACCGGGTGCCAGGCTATGGACGCCGCCATCCTCTTCTACTTTGCGGCTTCTGCCTTCATCTGGACTTCGCACAGCCTCGCCGTGGTGAAGGCCTCCGTCAAGGCTGCCAAGCTGGAATAA